In the genome of Methanococcoides burtonii DSM 6242, the window ATTTGTTCACTTTGTTGAGGAATGGGTGAAAAAAAGGTTGAAAGTGAAGTTAGTAGTGAAATGTTATAGGTGAGATTATATAATTTATTTAGTGGAGGGAATATTAGTGAAGTACTGAAATTAGCTCATAAATTCTCCCATTCTAATTTGATGACATTACCTCATACATAATTTGCAAATGAGTTAGTTTCTTTAACTCCATTTTGCAAATTTGTAGCTACAAGCAATTGATATGCAACGAAATTCATAACTGAATACAGTTTCTTACTGCCATTTTTCATTCCTCTGATGTCGAACTTTACAGTCCACTTAATATGATTGTGTACTCGTTCACATTCACCCCTGTGCGAATAATCTTCATCGAATCCATCATCTTTGATATTCTTGTTTCGCAAGTGCATACCTACCTGTTTTTCTCTTCCATTTTCATAGAGGAAATGAAGTTTTTCTTCATATTTCATATGAATAGATCCACCAAGTTTCCACATTTTGTTAACCCAGTGATCAATTCTTTCCATCATTCCCTCGTATTGAACTTTAGAATCCGAAGAGTATGCAATCACTGGTTTTGCATTCAACTTATACCAGATATCTGCATGATTCCTGAATGAATCATAACCTCCATCCAATGCATAAGTGTCAATGTCAACTCCCATTTCTACCAATGCATCAATATGTTTCTTCAATTCAGGAGAATCGTGAGAAGCACCTTTTGTATGAGTCATGTAGATTGGAAGTGTTCCAATCATGGTGATGTGAGCTTTGTCCATCTTACAATTATAATGCGGATTGTAATCTGCATACTTGTCATATCTTGATGCTTCAAGTGGAGTTGAATCTGTTTTCGCATCTCTAATCTTTGTATTTTTGGAGATATTCTTTCCAATTTTGAACATTACTTCATCGAGTCCAGTTTTTCCAAGTCTGTATATTACAAAATGATGCAGTGTTGCAGGGGATGGAAGATTCATAATGCCGTTATTGTCTTCAAAAGAAAGAAGCTGCGCTTCTTCTTTTGTTAAGGTCGATATTGTTTTCTCAAATGAGAGGTTTCTATAACATTTCACAACGATGAGCTTTATCATTGACGAAACCTTATACCGAAAGTGCCAGTCCTTATCGGCATAATAGCTACTTTCAACATAAGAAGCAATGTCATCGATATCTAAGAAATACAAAAATTGGCATATTGATGCATTATCTGTGTTCAGATAGTTAGCAATTGAATCTCTGGTACAGATTCCGTCCGAAACATCGTAATAATATTTCATGGACTGGTACATTTTCTACAATATAAATGTAATGCATAAGCTATGCTCAGAGTGGTGCCAGTAGTCTTGAAAAAAGAGTTACGTTTTTAAAGCGAAAAGCTAATTTGATAATCTCATAGTGCTACCTCAATGATGCAGACAATTAGAATAGTTCGATTTCATCTTTTCACTACACACAAGTTTACTCTAGATTGAAACAATCATCTATTGTATCTGATGATCAAAATTGATGCTTGAAAAAATAAAAATAAAATATGAAGATAATCAGATATTTGCTGCCATCGCAGAAGATACCTATGCTGAAATTGATATGTATCCCAAGTCTGACAGTCAAAATTAATATAAGTGTTCTTAGTTTATTTGAATCGTGACAAAACAAACAAAACTAAGAACATATGAAATAGTGCCTAACACCAATATATCCTTTCCGATTGGAACTATCCTGACCGTTGAAAAACTCTATGATATCCTTGATTTTTTTACAGTCTTTAGTAAACACAAAAAGCATAGCATTGACATCAACAGATTATTGAATATATCAAAAAAGAATACAAAAAAATGTGAGTATAACAGGTGTTCACCTGTTTGAAATATACTCTATCATTGATTCGAACATCCTGACTCCGTCATTGGAACCGAGAATTTCTTCGGATGCTCTTTCAGGGTGGGGCATAAGTCCCATTACATTTCTATTCCCACTGAGTATTCCTGCAATGTTCTCCTGAGAACCATTAGGGTTTACATCATCAGTAACATGTTTCGCATTATCGACATATCTGAACGCGACGAGATCATTGTCTTCCATGTTCGAAAGGGTTGCTTCATCTGCGTAGAAATTACCTTCCATGTGAGCTATGGGTATGCGGATGACCTCACCTTTCTTGAATGCGGATGTAAAAGGTGAATCATTTGTCTCGACCCTCAAATTTGTCCATTCACATCTGAACTTTGGGTATTCGTTGGTGGTAAGTGCACCATCCAAGAGACCTGATTCAGTGAGTATCTGGAAACCGTTGCAAATTCCCATTATAGGTTTCCCTTCGTCTGCCATCTTCTTGATGGAGTCCATAATCGGTGTTCGTGACGCGATAGCACCTGCGCGCAGGTAGTCGCCGTAGGAGAATCCTCCGGGGATAATAACGCCATCGTACTTATCAAGATCGTGTTCCTTGTACCAGACCAGTTCTGCCTCTGTTCCGACAACATCTTCCAGTACATGCAGAACGTCAAGATCGCAATTGCTTCCACCAAATTGAATGATGGCGATAGTCATTTAAGCTTCCCTCAAGTCGATCGTATAATTATGGATCATCGGATTTGCAATAAGTTTCTGGCACATTTCATCAACTTTGGTCTTTGCCATTTCTGGAGACTCTCCCTCGAGATAGATGATATATCTCTTTGAGGTCTTGATATCATTTGTGTGGTAGCCAAGATGTTCAAGTGCTCTTTTAATAGTAGTGCCTTCAGGATCCAGCATTCCTGATTTACGTTCTATGGTTACTTCTGCACGGTATTGCATTTTTTTCCTCTGTGTTTATTTATGATGTGATAGTGCCATTAATGGACATCAAGCAATTAAAAATATCGCTTTGATAATGATCTTCTACTTCAATGTAATATAGTCATTATCGGATAATATTTGTACCTTTAAACATGATTCTTATATATAGATTTATAAGGTTTGTTTAGCTTTCCATATCCTTTGCAGAAGTGTTATGTGTGTGAGTATTGCAATAAGTACTACTGCGATCATTATCTGATAAGTAAGTGCTCCCAGTACTAGTATGATCAGGCGCTCAGACCTTTCTGCGATGCCAATGTTCATTGCTGTAGAACCTGCAGCTTCGGCACGAGCACGCGTGTAGCTTACCATGTAAGAACCGATAAGTGCGATGACACATAATAACCACAATGGTGCCTGAAAAAATGTGGTAGTTTGTATCACGCCTGTTATTGAACCATAAATGATCCCGGCAAAGATGGCTGCATCAGCATATCTGTCACATACTGAATCAAGAACTCCTCCAAAAGGTGTCATCATTCCTGACGATCTTGCAACAGCTCCATCAAGGACATCGAATATACCGCTTAGCATTATAAGGACAGCTCCCATTATCAGATCCCCTGCGGCAAATTCAATGGCTGCCAGAAAACTAATACCAAGTCCCATCACGGTCAGTACGTTTGGTGAGATCGGAATCTTTTTTGCAATTGGTAATACAAGTGTTCTGATTGTGTTCTTCAGTTCATTGAAAATAGCTTATCCCTCATTCGATCAAGGATCATCTGTCCGACTGTACAATTTAGAAGGTGGATCGAATTATTATGTTTTATTGCCTTTTAGTTTTCCCATTGCTGCAGCCAGATTATTCTTTGCATCCTCATAATCTGGGTCTGCATTCAATACTTTTGCAAAACATGTTATAGCTTCTTCATATTTATCCAGGTGGTGGTAGGCGACACCTTTTTTGTTCCATGCAATAGTGTATTTTGAATTAAGCTCCATGGTGCTATGTACATTCTCATAACATTCAAGAGCTTCTTCATATCTGCCAAGGATGTCATATATAATGCCCTTATTTATCCACGCATTATCATATTTTGGGTCGATATCAAGAGTTTTTGAATAAGATATTATCGATTCTTCATGGTCACCAACATATGAATGGGCGATACCCTTGTTGTACCATATATCAGGATTATCGGTGTCGAGCTCAAGTCCCCTCTCAAAACAGTAGATAGCTTTCTCATAATTGCTCAGGTCGCAATATGCAATGCCGGTGTTGGTCCAGACTAATGCAATAGCTTCTTCACTCCATAAAAGAGGAT includes:
- a CDS encoding tetratricopeptide repeat protein, producing the protein MEGKGKTVEQLFHMGFYAEYPDEKIEYYSAVLESGSKDPLLWSEEAIALVWTNTGIAYCDLSNYEKAIYCFERGLELDTDNPDIWYNKGIAHSYVGDHEESIISYSKTLDIDPKYDNAWINKGIIYDILGRYEEALECYENVHSTMELNSKYTIAWNKKGVAYHHLDKYEEAITCFAKVLNADPDYEDAKNNLAAAMGKLKGNKT
- a CDS encoding ISNCY-like element ISMbu11 family transposase, which translates into the protein MYQSMKYYYDVSDGICTRDSIANYLNTDNASICQFLYFLDIDDIASYVESSYYADKDWHFRYKVSSMIKLIVVKCYRNLSFEKTISTLTKEEAQLLSFEDNNGIMNLPSPATLHHFVIYRLGKTGLDEVMFKIGKNISKNTKIRDAKTDSTPLEASRYDKYADYNPHYNCKMDKAHITMIGTLPIYMTHTKGASHDSPELKKHIDALVEMGVDIDTYALDGGYDSFRNHADIWYKLNAKPVIAYSSDSKVQYEGMMERIDHWVNKMWKLGGSIHMKYEEKLHFLYENGREKQVGMHLRNKNIKDDGFDEDYSHRGECERVHNHIKWTVKFDIRGMKNGSKKLYSVMNFVAYQLLVATNLQNGVKETNSFANYV
- a CDS encoding CDP-alcohol phosphatidyltransferase family protein; this translates as MFNELKNTIRTLVLPIAKKIPISPNVLTVMGLGISFLAAIEFAAGDLIMGAVLIMLSGIFDVLDGAVARSSGMMTPFGGVLDSVCDRYADAAIFAGIIYGSITGVIQTTTFFQAPLWLLCVIALIGSYMVSYTRARAEAAGSTAMNIGIAERSERLIILVLGALTYQIMIAVVLIAILTHITLLQRIWKAKQTL
- the purS gene encoding phosphoribosylformylglycinamidine synthase subunit PurS, producing the protein MQYRAEVTIERKSGMLDPEGTTIKRALEHLGYHTNDIKTSKRYIIYLEGESPEMAKTKVDEMCQKLIANPMIHNYTIDLREA
- the purQ gene encoding phosphoribosylformylglycinamidine synthase subunit PurQ encodes the protein MTIAIIQFGGSNCDLDVLHVLEDVVGTEAELVWYKEHDLDKYDGVIIPGGFSYGDYLRAGAIASRTPIMDSIKKMADEGKPIMGICNGFQILTESGLLDGALTTNEYPKFRCEWTNLRVETNDSPFTSAFKKGEVIRIPIAHMEGNFYADEATLSNMEDNDLVAFRYVDNAKHVTDDVNPNGSQENIAGILSGNRNVMGLMPHPERASEEILGSNDGVRMFESMIEYISNR